In Panthera tigris isolate Pti1 chromosome D2, P.tigris_Pti1_mat1.1, whole genome shotgun sequence, one DNA window encodes the following:
- the TFAM gene encoding transcription factor A, mitochondrial isoform X3 translates to MALFRGVWSVLSALGKSGADLCAGCGSRLRSPFSFAYVPRCFSSTVNSYPKKPLTSYVRFSKEQLPIFKAQNPDAKNSELIRKIAQLWRELPDSEKKELTMLGKPKRPRSAYNIYIAERFQEHKDGTSQVKLKTINENWKNLSSSQKQVYIQLANDDKIRYYNEMKSWEEQMLEVGRNDLLRRTVKHQAKNGIEEY, encoded by the exons ATGGCGCTTTTCCGGGGCGTGTGGAGCGTGCTGAGTGCACTGGGAAAGTCCGGAGCGGACCTCTGCGCGGGTTGTGGAAGTCGACTGCGCTCTCCCTTCAG TTTTGCATATGTACCGAGATGTTTTTCATCCACCGTGAATAGTTATCCAAAGAAGCCTCTGACTTCATACGTTCGATTTTCTAAAGAACAGCTACCCATATTTAAAGCTCAGAACCCAG ATGCGAAAAATTCAGAACTAATTAGAAAAATTGCCCAGCTATGGAGGGAACTTCCCGATTCAGAGAAAAAA GAGTTAACAATGCTTGGAAAACCGAAAAGACCTCGCTCAGCTTACAACATTTATATAGCTGAAAGGTTCCAGGAACATAAGGATGGTACATCACAG GTAAAGCTGAAGACTataaatgaaaactggaaaaatctcTCCAGTTCTCAAAAGCAA GTGTATATTCAACTTGCTAATGATGATAAAATTCGTtattataatgaaatgaaatcttgGGAAGAACAGATGCTTGAAGTTGGACGAAATGATCTTCTACGTCGCACAGTAAAGCACCAAGCAAAAAATGGCATTGAAGAGTATTAA
- the TFAM gene encoding transcription factor A, mitochondrial isoform X1: protein MALFRGVWSVLSALGKSGADLCAGCGSRLRSPFSFAYVPRCFSSTVNSYPKKPLTSYVRFSKEQLPIFKAQNPDAKNSELIRKIAQLWRELPDSEKKIYEDAYRADWQAYKEEINRIQEQLTPSQIVSLEKEIQQKRLKKKALIKKRELTMLGKPKRPRSAYNIYIAERFQEHKDGTSQVKLKTINENWKNLSSSQKQVYIQLANDDKIRYYNEMKSWEEQMLEVGRNDLLRRTVKHQAKNGIEEY from the exons ATGGCGCTTTTCCGGGGCGTGTGGAGCGTGCTGAGTGCACTGGGAAAGTCCGGAGCGGACCTCTGCGCGGGTTGTGGAAGTCGACTGCGCTCTCCCTTCAG TTTTGCATATGTACCGAGATGTTTTTCATCCACCGTGAATAGTTATCCAAAGAAGCCTCTGACTTCATACGTTCGATTTTCTAAAGAACAGCTACCCATATTTAAAGCTCAGAACCCAG ATGCGAAAAATTCAGAACTAATTAGAAAAATTGCCCAGCTATGGAGGGAACTTCCCGATTCAGAGAAAAAA atatatgaAGATGCTTACAGGGCAGACTGGCAGGCATACAAAGAAGAGATAAACAGAATTCAAGAACAGTTAACTCCAAGTCAGATTGtatctttggaaaaagaaatccaGCAAAAACgtttgaaaaagaaagcattaataaaaaagaga GAGTTAACAATGCTTGGAAAACCGAAAAGACCTCGCTCAGCTTACAACATTTATATAGCTGAAAGGTTCCAGGAACATAAGGATGGTACATCACAG GTAAAGCTGAAGACTataaatgaaaactggaaaaatctcTCCAGTTCTCAAAAGCAA GTGTATATTCAACTTGCTAATGATGATAAAATTCGTtattataatgaaatgaaatcttgGGAAGAACAGATGCTTGAAGTTGGACGAAATGATCTTCTACGTCGCACAGTAAAGCACCAAGCAAAAAATGGCATTGAAGAGTATTAA
- the TFAM gene encoding transcription factor A, mitochondrial isoform X2, with the protein MLSSTLPFLTGIDEALRVQFCSFAYVPRCFSSTVNSYPKKPLTSYVRFSKEQLPIFKAQNPDAKNSELIRKIAQLWRELPDSEKKIYEDAYRADWQAYKEEINRIQEQLTPSQIVSLEKEIQQKRLKKKALIKKRELTMLGKPKRPRSAYNIYIAERFQEHKDGTSQVKLKTINENWKNLSSSQKQVYIQLANDDKIRYYNEMKSWEEQMLEVGRNDLLRRTVKHQAKNGIEEY; encoded by the exons ATGCTTTCCTCCACTCTGCCCTTCTTAACAGGCATAGATGAAGCTTTGAGAGTTCAGTTTTGCAG TTTTGCATATGTACCGAGATGTTTTTCATCCACCGTGAATAGTTATCCAAAGAAGCCTCTGACTTCATACGTTCGATTTTCTAAAGAACAGCTACCCATATTTAAAGCTCAGAACCCAG ATGCGAAAAATTCAGAACTAATTAGAAAAATTGCCCAGCTATGGAGGGAACTTCCCGATTCAGAGAAAAAA atatatgaAGATGCTTACAGGGCAGACTGGCAGGCATACAAAGAAGAGATAAACAGAATTCAAGAACAGTTAACTCCAAGTCAGATTGtatctttggaaaaagaaatccaGCAAAAACgtttgaaaaagaaagcattaataaaaaagaga GAGTTAACAATGCTTGGAAAACCGAAAAGACCTCGCTCAGCTTACAACATTTATATAGCTGAAAGGTTCCAGGAACATAAGGATGGTACATCACAG GTAAAGCTGAAGACTataaatgaaaactggaaaaatctcTCCAGTTCTCAAAAGCAA GTGTATATTCAACTTGCTAATGATGATAAAATTCGTtattataatgaaatgaaatcttgGGAAGAACAGATGCTTGAAGTTGGACGAAATGATCTTCTACGTCGCACAGTAAAGCACCAAGCAAAAAATGGCATTGAAGAGTATTAA